The DNA sequence AAGGAAATGAGCACTATTCCAAATATCAAATTAACGATTGTATAAAGTGATTTTTTCATACGTCCTACCTCCAAATATTCAGTGTCACCTAAAATGGCACCTCTTGGATTATCTTAATGTTTCAATCAGGTCTTTTTTAGCAGCTGCTGAAGCAGGCATGACAGAAAAAATCAAACCGATCCCAGTCGATACACTTATGGCTAAAAACACAGTGAAAAATTCAATTGAAATTGGAATATCAATCATAGAGCCAATTATATATGCAAAACTGATCCCTACGATATAGCCCACAATCCCTCCAAACAAGGTCAGTGTGATGCCCTCCAAAAGAAATTGCATCCGAATGGAATTTTGGGTCGCTCCCAGCGCACGTCGAATCCCAATCTCCTTTGTTCTTTCTGAGACAGAAATGTACATCATATTCATGACACCTACACCTGCAATAAATAGTGATATGCCAGCAACTGCTGAAATAAATACGGTGATCGTGCGGAGAATTTTACTGATCCCGTCCGTTAATAAGGCGGTATCGAATACTTGATACTCACCAAAAGCTTTCATTGCGCCCTTTTCCTCGAGTTGTTCAATCACATCCGTTGTCACGGAACTAGGAGACACCCCTTTTTCTAAGGTTATGGTCAAGGAAGATTTTTCAGCAGTCTCATTAAAATAGTTCAGATATGTTTTTTTGGGAATTTGAATGTTGCTTTCTGGCATCGAAAATAGGCTTTCTGACTCCGTGCCTTGATAAATCCCGATTATTTTGAATAAATGGCCATCTAATTCAATGCCACAATCCAATGCGTTTTCAGCACTTCCATACATCTCTTTTGCGGTAACGGAATCTATCATAGCCACTTTATCCAGTGTTTCATTTTCATACGATGTTAGCTGACGTCCGACAATGGGATCCTTACCTAGATTATTTATTAAAGAAACTTGTTTATTCTCTTTTTTGCCTTTGATGTAAATGCCTTTATAAATGTTCGCATAATCTGGGTCAGGGTAATTTGCGGATTTCACTCCCGCAACTTGCTTTACGGTTGCAATGTCCACATCTGTGAAATAATCTAAACTACTAGAGTTCAGACTATCACTACTTGGAGCATAATTTACTTGTATGTTCACTTCATCAGATTCACCATTCGTTAAATTCTTTAACGTTTCTTTCTCAAATCCGCGACCGATTGATAAAATAGTGATGACGGAGGCAATCCCAATAACAATGCCAAATATTGTTAACAGGCTTCGTTTTCTGTTTTTTAAGATTGCTTTAGTAGCAGTTCGCCAATTAACGTATATGTTCATTGGCGTAACGCCTTATCTTCAATAATCTCACCATCGCGAATACT is a window from the uncultured Trichococcus sp. genome containing:
- a CDS encoding FtsX-like permease family protein, with product MNIYVNWRTATKAILKNRKRSLLTIFGIVIGIASVITILSIGRGFEKETLKNLTNGESDEVNIQVNYAPSSDSLNSSSLDYFTDVDIATVKQVAGVKSANYPDPDYANIYKGIYIKGKKENKQVSLINNLGKDPIVGRQLTSYENETLDKVAMIDSVTAKEMYGSAENALDCGIELDGHLFKIIGIYQGTESESLFSMPESNIQIPKKTYLNYFNETAEKSSLTITLEKGVSPSSVTTDVIEQLEEKGAMKAFGEYQVFDTALLTDGISKILRTITVFISAVAGISLFIAGVGVMNMMYISVSERTKEIGIRRALGATQNSIRMQFLLEGITLTLFGGIVGYIVGISFAYIIGSMIDIPISIEFFTVFLAISVSTGIGLIFSVMPASAAAKKDLIETLR